The genomic interval CCTTTTTCGACGTGCCCCTCGCCCATTTCCTCGAAAGGAGGACATCATGACCCAGAGAACCGTATCCCAATCCGATTTTGACAAGGCCCTTGAAATTGGCCGTCCCCCCAACGTCCGGAGGCTCTTCCCTCACTCCAGGGCCCTGATCGTGAGCGGCAAGGTGGTGGACCGGGCGATGAGGGCCAAAGGGAAGGCCATCGCCATGGCCGCCAATGCCCGAAATCAGCTCATCATCCGGGGCGTCCTTCTTGCGGCCCAGCGGGCCAATGCGCCGGTGATCATCGAAATCGCCAAATCGGAGGGAGGCACCAAGGCCTACTGCGCGGTCAATTACTGGAATATGGCGATCCTGGTCGATCAGGTCTGCAACGAGCTCGGGATCACCATCCCCGTGGCGATCCATGCCGATCATTATGGGATCCGAAACGAAAAAGACCTCGAGATGGCCAAAAGCGAAATCCCCACGCTCTTCGAGGCAGGCATGACCTCGATCGCCATCGATGCCTCTCACCTTCCGGACGATCAGAATTTGCTGGCCAATATCGCCCTCCATCCCTATGTCCCCAAGTGGGCAGGCCTTGAGACCGAGGTGGGCGAGATCAAGGGAGAGAGCGGGCTATCGACCGTGGAGGAGGCGCTCTTTCTCATCCAGGGCTTGAATGCCCATGAGATCTTTCCGGATTGGATCGCCTTGAATAACGGCACGACCCATGGCATCGAAGAGAAGGATTCGGGGATCCAGGTCCAGTTGACCGCGGAGATCCACAAGGCCCTCGAACCATATCAGGTCTCAGGGGCCCAGCACGGAACCTCGGGCAACAGCTCCGAGCGGCTCAGGCAGATCGCCCAGCAGACCCGGACGACAAAGGCCAATGTCGCCACGGCGCTCCAGATGATCTCCTGGGGGGTCCAGGTCAACGACTATGGAAATGCCATCCTGGACAAAGAGGGAAATTTCCTCAAGGTGAAGGACGCCGGCGTGGCCGAGGAACTCTGGCAGGAGATGGTGGCCTATGCCCAGTCGAAAAACTGGAAAAAGGGGGACTACAAGAACCTGAACCTCCCCTTTGAGAACAAGTTGATGGCCCAGCCCAGAGAGATCCGGGATCGGATCGTCAGGCAGGTAGAGGCCTTTGCCTACAAGATGATGACCGAGGTCTTTAACGCGACGGATACGGCCCCTCTTGCCATCGAGGCCATTCTGAAGGCGGGTTCCTATGACCTGGGGCCAAAGGTGGGCCGGATCGAAGATCCCGCGGAATGGACCGAGGAGAAGATCAGGGCGAAGGCCAGCCGGCTGCAGAGCGACAAGGGGGTTGCCGGAAGGTTTGACGATTGAGAAAGAACGGGGGACCAGGGATCCATGGCCAAACGCGTCTATATCGAGACCTATGGATGTCAGATGAACGAGCACGATTCGGCCCGGATCCTCTCCCTTCTGGAACGATTTCAATATGTGGAGACCAAGGAGCCGAAAGAGGCGGATCTCATCTTGATCAACACCTGCAGTGTCCGAAGAAAGCCGGAGCAGAAGCTCTACAGCGCCCTCGGGCGTTTCAGGAGATTGAAAGAGAAGAAGGGGACGGTCCTCGGGGTGGCTGGCTGTGTCGCCCAGCAGGAAGGGGAGAGGCTATTGGAGCGGATTCCCTACCTCGATCTCGTGATCGGAACCCATGCCATCCCCCGGCTCCCCCAGATGTTGGCCCGGCTGGAGGAGGCAGGGGAGAAGGGCTGCCAGACCGCGTTCGATCCTGAAGGACGGTATCTCGATCCGATCCTCCCCCAAAGGTCCTCCCCGGGCGTCAAATCCTTTGTGACCATCATGCAGGGGTGCAATCAGTTCTGCTCCTATTGCATCGTCCCCTTCGTCCGCGGGGAGGAGAGAAGTCGTCCCAGTCAGGAGATCGTCGAAGAGGTTCGGACCTTGGCCAGGAGAGGCGTCAAGGAGATCTGCCTCCTTGGCCAGAACGTCAATGCTTATGGGAAGGGTTCGAAGGATGGGGTCGATTTTCCCGAACTTCTTTCGAGGCTGAACGAGATCGAAGGGATCGAGCGGATCCGCTTCACCACCTCCCATCCCAAGGACCTTTCCGAGGCGCTGATTCAGGCCCATGGACGTCTCAAAAAGCTCTGTGAACATATCCATCTTCCCTTCCAATCCGGTTCCGACCGGATCTTGGAGGCCATGAACCGGGGTTATACCCGGGAATCCTACCTCGAAAAGGTCGCCCGACTGCGGGAGACCTGTCCGAGCATCGCCATCACAGCGGACGTGATCGTCGGTTTCCCAGGAGAGGAAGAGAGGGATTTCGAGGAGACCCTCGAGTTGGTGGAGAGGGTCCGGTTCGATGACCTCTTCTCCTTCAAATATTCTCCGAGAAAGGGGACGAGGGCCTCGGAGATGCCGGATCAGGTGGACGAGGGGGTGAAGCAGGAGAGGCTGATCCGCCTCCAGAGACTCCAGCGGGAGATCACCCTTGAGAAGAACCGGGCCATGGAGGGACGGATCGAGGAAGTCCTGGTGGAGGGGCCCAGCAAGCAGAACCCGAAGGATGTGACCGGCAGGACCCGCACCCACAAGGCGGTCAACTTCGAAGGAGGGCTTCACCTGGTGGGACAGCTGGTTGAGGTCAGGATCGTCCAAGGCTATGCCCATTCCCTTCGAGGCGCCCTCGTCGCCAACCCCACCTAAGAGTACCCCCTTGGGACCCCGCCTTTAGGTATGCTTCATGACGATGCTGGAGATGATGTTGGCCGCCTCGTCTCCGCGGTCGGCCGCGTTGCTGAGATGGCGATAGATCTCCCGCATCTTTAACATATAGACGGTATCGGTGCCCTTGAAGAGATCGGCGAGGGCCCGGTGATAGGCCTTCTCCATCTGATTTTCATAGGCCTTGGCCTTCACCGCATGCTCCGAGGCGATCTTGGGATAGTCTTTCAAAATCTTCACCGCATCGTTCAACTCCCGGGCAGCCTTTCGGAGGATGTTGACCATCTCGACGATGTGGTGGTCTCCCTGAACGCCGTAGATCTCCATCTCGTCCACCGTGGTGTTGGCATAATCGACCACATCGTCGATGGCGCGGGAGAGCTGGTAGATGTCCTCCCGGTCGATGGGGGTGATGAAGGTCTGATCCAGCTCCTGGATCAGGATCCGTCTCAGCTCGTCGGCCTCCCTCTCGATTTGGCGGACGAGGTTGGCCTTCTCCTTCGTCCCATCCTCCACATAACTGGCCAATGCGTCGAGCCCCTCGAGGCTTTTCGAGGCCTGGCGGGCGAGGAGATCGAAGAAGCGATTTTCGCTGCCGGAGAAGGGCCTTTTCCTCTTGAGAAAGTCGAAGACCATGAGTCGCTCCCCTCAAAATTTAGGATGCCCGATGCGGATCAAAGAGAACGTCAGCGCAGCCATCAGGGCCGAGGCCGGAATGGTGATGACCCAAGCCAAGAGGATGTTCTTGGCCACCCCCCAACGGACCGCGGAGAGCCTCTGGCCGGCGCCCACCCCCATGATGCTTGAGGCCACCACGTGGGTGGTCGATACGGGCCCGCCGACAAGGGCGGCCCCGAAGATGACGAGGGCGGAGGAGGTCTGGGCACAGAAGGCATGGACCGATCTCAGTCGATAGATCTTTGAGCCAAGGGTTTTGATAATTCGCCATCCTCCGCTTGCTGTGCCGAGGGCGATGGCCGCGGCGCAGCTGGCCACGACCCAGAAGGGAACCCGGAAGTCAGGGAGGAGGCCGAGGATGAAGAGGGACATGGCGATGATGCCCATCGATTTCTGCGCATCGTTGGCACCGTGGCTCAGGGAGAGGGCCAGGGAGGAGAGGATCTGGGCCCGATTGAAGAGATGAGCGA from Thermodesulfobacteriota bacterium carries:
- a CDS encoding DUF47 family protein; this encodes MVFDFLKRKRPFSGSENRFFDLLARQASKSLEGLDALASYVEDGTKEKANLVRQIEREADELRRILIQELDQTFITPIDREDIYQLSRAIDDVVDYANTTVDEMEIYGVQGDHHIVEMVNILRKAARELNDAVKILKDYPKIASEHAVKAKAYENQMEKAYHRALADLFKGTDTVYMLKMREIYRHLSNAADRGDEAANIISSIVMKHT
- a CDS encoding inorganic phosphate transporter, with protein sequence MVGLALFFDYSNGFHDAANVVATIIATGAMPPKRALGLAAVAHFVGPFLLGTAVAQTIGKGLVDLSAFDPKQVDLSIALVIAALTGAIAWNLLTWAWGLPSSSSHALVGGMIGAVWIAYGPDKILWKGLLYVVSVLILSPVLGLVFGTLVLKITFHLAREAPPGIAHLFNRAQILSSLALSLSHGANDAQKSMGIIAMSLFILGLLPDFRVPFWVVASCAAAIALGTASGGWRIIKTLGSKIYRLRSVHAFCAQTSSALVIFGAALVGGPVSTTHVVASSIMGVGAGQRLSAVRWGVAKNILLAWVITIPASALMAALTFSLIRIGHPKF
- a CDS encoding class II fructose-bisphosphate aldolase translates to MTQRTVSQSDFDKALEIGRPPNVRRLFPHSRALIVSGKVVDRAMRAKGKAIAMAANARNQLIIRGVLLAAQRANAPVIIEIAKSEGGTKAYCAVNYWNMAILVDQVCNELGITIPVAIHADHYGIRNEKDLEMAKSEIPTLFEAGMTSIAIDASHLPDDQNLLANIALHPYVPKWAGLETEVGEIKGESGLSTVEEALFLIQGLNAHEIFPDWIALNNGTTHGIEEKDSGIQVQLTAEIHKALEPYQVSGAQHGTSGNSSERLRQIAQQTRTTKANVATALQMISWGVQVNDYGNAILDKEGNFLKVKDAGVAEELWQEMVAYAQSKNWKKGDYKNLNLPFENKLMAQPREIRDRIVRQVEAFAYKMMTEVFNATDTAPLAIEAILKAGSYDLGPKVGRIEDPAEWTEEKIRAKASRLQSDKGVAGRFDD
- the miaB gene encoding tRNA (N6-isopentenyl adenosine(37)-C2)-methylthiotransferase MiaB, with the translated sequence MAKRVYIETYGCQMNEHDSARILSLLERFQYVETKEPKEADLILINTCSVRRKPEQKLYSALGRFRRLKEKKGTVLGVAGCVAQQEGERLLERIPYLDLVIGTHAIPRLPQMLARLEEAGEKGCQTAFDPEGRYLDPILPQRSSPGVKSFVTIMQGCNQFCSYCIVPFVRGEERSRPSQEIVEEVRTLARRGVKEICLLGQNVNAYGKGSKDGVDFPELLSRLNEIEGIERIRFTTSHPKDLSEALIQAHGRLKKLCEHIHLPFQSGSDRILEAMNRGYTRESYLEKVARLRETCPSIAITADVIVGFPGEEERDFEETLELVERVRFDDLFSFKYSPRKGTRASEMPDQVDEGVKQERLIRLQRLQREITLEKNRAMEGRIEEVLVEGPSKQNPKDVTGRTRTHKAVNFEGGLHLVGQLVEVRIVQGYAHSLRGALVANPT